A window of Paenibacillus polygoni contains these coding sequences:
- a CDS encoding polysaccharide deacetylase family protein: MNRKFLKKWSPRLAIVLVAMIIVYAALVANPTNAFSHKVCTSWQMVKNKSFILSHRPLSENIINTAYADNITEQQAEQVPVLMYHYLVPKSLNKEPGNKSVMNVEDFEKGMDYLHQEGYYTPTLQELEQYVNGEITLPKKSVVITFDDGYENNLIYAYPILKKYNFNAAIFVIGSKTQENNEPFDPARKSFLTKAQMEESKDVFEFHSHTYNLHYKGFEKCGSTYAAGLDTKLLKQDMKQMKEFGIDTPYFAYPYGNKSTQMMYYLREEGYRMAFSVRQGFVKPGDNPMKLNRLTVTTGTDLSVLLHPPDESLE, translated from the coding sequence ATGAACCGCAAGTTTTTGAAAAAATGGAGCCCCCGGCTCGCTATTGTCCTGGTCGCCATGATTATAGTGTATGCAGCACTTGTTGCGAATCCAACGAATGCATTTAGTCACAAGGTATGTACCTCATGGCAAATGGTTAAGAACAAGTCATTTATATTGTCCCACCGTCCGTTATCTGAGAATATTATAAATACGGCCTACGCAGACAATATAACGGAGCAGCAGGCTGAACAAGTCCCTGTACTTATGTATCATTATCTTGTTCCTAAGTCGCTAAATAAAGAACCAGGCAATAAATCAGTTATGAATGTAGAAGATTTTGAAAAGGGAATGGATTATCTTCACCAAGAAGGATATTATACTCCTACTCTGCAAGAGCTCGAACAATACGTTAATGGTGAAATAACACTGCCTAAAAAATCAGTTGTCATTACTTTTGATGATGGATATGAGAATAATCTAATTTATGCCTATCCTATTTTGAAAAAATATAATTTCAACGCTGCCATCTTTGTCATTGGAAGTAAAACACAAGAAAATAATGAACCATTTGATCCTGCTCGCAAAAGTTTTTTAACAAAAGCACAAATGGAAGAAAGCAAGGATGTATTTGAGTTCCACAGTCACACCTATAATCTCCACTATAAAGGCTTTGAAAAATGCGGTTCCACGTACGCGGCAGGTCTTGACACCAAACTGCTGAAACAAGATATGAAGCAAATGAAAGAATTCGGCATTGATACCCCTTATTTTGCATATCCTTATGGGAATAAAAGTACACAAATGATGTATTATTTGCGTGAAGAAGGTTACCGTATGGCATTCTCGGTAAGACAAGGTTTTGTTAAACCCGGAGATAATCCAATGAAGCTGAATCGATTAACTGTAACCACAGGTACCGATTTATCTGTCCTTCTCCATCCACCGGATGAAAGTTTAGAATGA
- the rplS gene encoding 50S ribosomal protein L19, with protein sequence MNIVQAITQEQLRTDLPNFRPGDTVKVHVKVIEGTRERIQLFEGVVIKRRGGGISETFTVRKISYGVGVERTFPLHSPKIDKLEVARRGKVRRAKLYYLRELRGKAARIKEIR encoded by the coding sequence ATGAATATCGTCCAAGCGATTACACAAGAACAACTTCGTACTGATTTGCCAAACTTTCGTCCTGGTGACACTGTAAAAGTGCACGTTAAGGTTATCGAGGGAACACGCGAACGTATCCAGTTGTTTGAAGGTGTAGTAATCAAACGCCGTGGTGGTGGAATCAGTGAGACTTTTACAGTTCGTAAAATTTCTTACGGTGTAGGTGTGGAAAGAACTTTCCCGCTTCATTCCCCAAAAATCGATAAACTCGAAGTGGCTCGCCGTGGTAAAGTGCGTCGTGCGAAGCTTTATTATCTTCGTGAACTTCGCGGTAAAGCAGCGAGAATTAAAGAAATTCGTTAA
- the lepB gene encoding signal peptidase I, whose amino-acid sequence MEQDVQNGRVNPPQDGDSKSKKVKNEVWEWTKAIAIALVLVFIIRFFLFKPFIVDGPSMKPNFHTGERVIVNQILYDIREPKRGEVVVFHVPSENRDFIKRVIAVGGDTVEVNGDEVKVNGQVIDEPYLKEAIEEAQADGGQYNTYNFPNEFFPDGKVPEGMIFAMGDNRSNSTDSRMIGYVPLEDVVGRADVIFWPIKDIEWINH is encoded by the coding sequence ATGGAGCAGGATGTACAAAATGGACGAGTGAATCCACCACAAGATGGAGATTCTAAATCAAAGAAAGTGAAAAATGAAGTATGGGAATGGACCAAAGCGATTGCGATTGCTTTAGTACTGGTTTTCATTATTCGCTTCTTCTTGTTTAAACCATTTATTGTGGATGGCCCTTCAATGAAACCTAATTTTCATACGGGTGAAAGAGTCATTGTGAATCAGATCTTGTATGATATTAGAGAGCCGAAACGTGGAGAAGTGGTAGTATTTCACGTTCCTTCCGAAAACCGTGATTTTATTAAACGGGTTATTGCGGTAGGCGGGGATACGGTTGAAGTTAATGGAGATGAAGTAAAAGTAAATGGGCAAGTGATCGATGAGCCTTATTTAAAAGAAGCGATTGAAGAAGCTCAGGCAGATGGCGGTCAGTATAATACGTATAACTTCCCAAATGAATTTTTCCCGGATGGAAAAGTGCCTGAAGGCATGATTTTTGCGATGGGTGATAACCGTAGTAACAGTACGGATAGCCGTATGATTGGTTATGTTCCGCTCGAAGATGTGGTAGGTAGAGCAGATGTAATCTTCTGGCCGATAAAAGATATTGAGTGGATTAACCACTAA
- the ylqF gene encoding ribosome biogenesis GTPase YlqF — translation MTIQWFPGHMTRARRQIQDKLKLIDVVIELIDARLPISSRNPMIDEILQGKPRMILLNKADLADPEVTEEWIKYFKEEGHTTLAIDANTGTGVKDIPATAKLLFKDKIDRQIAKGINPRPIRALIVGIPNVGKSTLINRMAGRNIAATGDKPGVTKAQQWIKVANREIELLDTPGILWPKFEDQNVGYRLAVTGAIKEEILNIEDIAFFAIKYLVQFYWPAMKERYGLEEPPKDIDNPDEIVAIMEAIGRKRGAIISGGRVDLEKASSILLRELRAGKLGRFSLEAPY, via the coding sequence TTGACTATACAATGGTTTCCCGGACATATGACAAGAGCACGTCGTCAAATTCAGGATAAACTGAAACTGATTGACGTAGTAATTGAGCTGATTGATGCACGTTTGCCGATCTCCAGCCGAAATCCCATGATTGATGAGATTTTGCAAGGCAAACCTCGGATGATTTTGCTGAATAAAGCAGATCTGGCCGATCCGGAAGTAACAGAAGAGTGGATTAAGTATTTCAAAGAGGAAGGGCATACGACCCTTGCGATTGATGCGAATACAGGTACGGGTGTAAAAGACATTCCGGCAACTGCCAAGCTTTTGTTCAAAGATAAGATCGACAGACAGATTGCAAAAGGGATCAATCCTCGTCCTATACGGGCTTTAATTGTAGGTATTCCTAACGTTGGAAAATCGACACTGATTAACCGAATGGCAGGCCGTAACATTGCAGCAACCGGAGACAAACCTGGTGTGACGAAGGCGCAGCAATGGATTAAGGTAGCGAACAGAGAGATCGAATTGCTTGATACCCCAGGTATTCTGTGGCCTAAATTTGAGGATCAAAATGTTGGATATCGTCTTGCCGTAACGGGAGCGATTAAAGAAGAAATTCTGAATATCGAAGATATCGCATTTTTTGCTATCAAATATCTCGTTCAGTTCTACTGGCCGGCAATGAAGGAACGCTACGGACTCGAAGAACCGCCTAAGGATATCGATAACCCGGATGAGATTGTTGCCATTATGGAAGCAATTGGACGTAAACGCGGTGCGATTATCAGTGGTGGACGAGTAGATCTTGAGAAAGCTTCCTCTATCTTGTTAAGAGAACTGAGAGCGGGCAAGCTTGGACGTTTCAGTCTGGAAGCTCCATACTAA
- a CDS encoding ribonuclease HII, with protein sequence MKNQEIDMLDYEQEENKTIDMLRYEREAWESGAEYIAGIDEVGRGCLFGDVVAAAVILPKGLVLDGVNDSKKLSDKKRDLLYDIIMKEALAVGVGICDVETIDRINIRQASRLAMKKAVEQLVVAPDHLLVDAETVDLPIPQLSIIKGDANSQSIGAASIIAKVTRDRMCKEVWDEMYPEYGIAVHKGYATKFHREQLLALGATPMHRRSFLGKILGEQEQPTLF encoded by the coding sequence TTGAAGAATCAGGAGATTGACATGTTAGATTATGAGCAAGAAGAGAATAAAACGATAGATATGCTGCGCTATGAACGAGAAGCATGGGAAAGTGGAGCCGAATATATTGCAGGAATTGATGAAGTAGGAAGAGGCTGTTTGTTTGGAGATGTAGTTGCTGCTGCAGTCATTCTCCCCAAAGGGCTTGTCCTTGATGGAGTGAATGACTCTAAGAAACTATCGGACAAAAAACGTGACTTGCTCTATGACATCATTATGAAAGAAGCGCTGGCTGTCGGCGTAGGGATCTGTGATGTCGAAACGATTGATCGGATCAACATCAGACAAGCTTCCAGACTAGCTATGAAAAAAGCAGTTGAACAACTCGTTGTGGCGCCAGATCACTTACTGGTAGATGCGGAAACGGTGGATCTTCCGATACCTCAATTATCGATCATTAAAGGGGATGCCAACAGTCAGTCCATTGGCGCAGCTTCGATTATTGCTAAAGTGACAAGAGACCGGATGTGTAAGGAAGTATGGGATGAAATGTATCCGGAATACGGGATTGCCGTACATAAGGGATATGCAACGAAATTTCATAGAGAGCAGCTGCTGGCTTTAGGGGCCACCCCTATGCATCGGCGAAGCTTTCTTGGCAAAATTTTGGGTGAACAGGAACAGCCGACGTTATTTTAA